The Phycisphaerales bacterium genome segment CCTCGAACATGGGCATCCGTAAACCCCTTGGGTGAGGCCGCCGATCAAGCAAGTGCGTAAAGAAATAGGGTTGCCCTCCACCCCGCCTGCTTTACGCTGGTACGGCCTTTGGATTCTTACCCCGGGAGCCCGCGCGTGAGGAAGACGTTTGTGAAGGTGTTGGCGGCGGCGGGCGTGTGCGCTGGGGTGCAGGCCCTGGGCCAGACGGCGGGGCAGACCCCGCTGTTCCCGGATCAGGTGCTGGTGGTGTACGACAGCCGGGTGGCGGACAGCCGCGCGGTGGCGGAGTTCTACGCGGGGTCAAAGAAGGTGCCGGGGGGCGTGGGCGGGGTGCTGCCGGCGCGCCCGGGCGTGCGGGTGTTTGACCTTGCGACCAGCGGGGCGCCGGTGACCACGGCCGACTATTGCTCGTACAACGACTTCCGCACGCGGGTCCGCGACCCGATCCGGGCCCACCTGACGGCCAACCGGCTGCAGCGGGTGGTGCGGTGCCTGGTGATGACCAGAGGCCTGCCGCACCGGATGGACGACAGCGACGCGCTGGTGGTGGGGGACAACCCGGGCGCGTTCGTCAACGAGTACAACGCGTTCGACGTGACCAGCGCGAGCATCGACAGCCAGCTGACGCTGCTGTGGCAGGACCTCAACACCGGCGAGAACGGCAATGCCAGCGACAGCAAGGACGACGGGCTGATCGTCAACCCGTACTGGAAACTCAACCTGCCGATCAACAGCTACACCAACGCGAACATCACCACGGCAAAGACGTTCACATCGACGAGCTTTGGGCCGGTGTGGGCAATCGGCGGTGCGGGGGCGACGCGGCTGTTCCCGGGTGACATGTACCTGGTGTGCAGGCTCGACGGGCACTCGCTCGCGGACGTGCAGGGGATGGTGAACCGCGGCAAGAACATCCTGTACAACGTGAACACCGATGTCGTGCTGCTGGATGAGGCGAACTCCAACGGCGTTACGGACACGGCGGCGAACGACGAGCTGGACAACTCGGGGGCGCTGGGCGGGATCCGATCCGGTGATGACTATGAGCGGACGCGCGACTACCTGCTGAACACCGACCGGCGGTTCGCGGCCGCGAACGTGCGGTACAACGCGGCGGGGGGCGCGGCCAACTTCTTCATCGGGCCGCGGGTGGGGCCCAACGGCGGGATCCTGGTGACCAGCCCGGTGGCGCTGCTGGCGACGTACGGCAGCAACCACGCGGGGACGTTCCCGACCAACTCGGGCGGCGCCTCGGTAGCGACGAGCTTCGCGGATTCCTTCAACTACACCAACGGGGCGATCTTCAACACCATCGAGAGCTACAACGGGCGGAAGTTCGGCGGACTGACCGAGGGGTCGATCGTGCAGGAGCAGGCGTCGGACTTCATCGCGGCGGGGGGGACGCTGGCGATCGGGCACGTGTGGGAGCCGCTGGCGGACACGATCGCGGACAACGAGTACCTGGCGAGCAACTTCCTGCTGGGCAACCTGCACTGGGCGGAGGCGGCGTGGACCAGCGTGCCGTGCCTGTCGTGGATGCACGTGGCCATTGGCGATCCGCTGGCGCGGGCGTGGCGGAGCAGCGAGGACGTGGACGCGAGCGGTCGGGTGGGCGTGGGCGATGCGTACGCGTGGCAGGTGACGCCGTCGGACGTGGACCGCTCGGGCGCGGCGGATAGCGCGGACCGGGTGCTGCTGCACGCGACGCTGCGGTTCTATGAGCGGGGGGACCTGGTGAACCGCAGGCCCTGAACAGGGCGGTGGTCAGTGCACGCCGCGGAGGACGCGTGCAGCGATCGTGAGCGGGCGGGTATCCTGCGGGCCTGATGTCGCAAGGCGTCCTTGAACAAGTGGTCGAGCGAGCGCCGGCGCCGGTGGAGGTGGTGCCGAGCGGTGGCGTGCGCGTCAGGGACGAGCGGATCCCGGAGCTGGACGCGCTGCGCGGGATCGCGGCGCTGGCGGTAGCGGTGTACCACTACACGGCGCGGTACGACGAGCTGTACAGGCACACGCCGGGGCTGCTGGGGGGGTGGGAGCACACGCACGAGGTGATGTCGTACGGGCGGTACGGCGTGCAGCTGTTCTTCATCATCTCGGGGTTCGTGATCCTGATGAGCGTGAGCCGCGCGAAGAGCGCGGGGCAGTTCGCGGTGCAGCGTGCAGCGCGGCTGTACCCGGCGTTCTGGGTGGCGTGCGCCGCGACGTGGCTGATCGTGGAGTGGTGCGGGCTGAAGGGGCGGCAGGTGTCGGGGGCGGTGCTGGGGCTGAACCTGACGATGGCGCCGATGTGGTTCAAGCCGGTGGCGCCGTGGGTGTGGTACGTGGACGGGGCGTACTGGAGCCTGAAGGAAGAGCTGCTGTTCTATGTGGTGATGGGGGTGGTGCTGCTGGTGGGGCTGCGGAAGCATGCGCTGTGGGTGGTGGGGGGGTTGGCGGGGCTGCACTTGTGCGGCCTGTGGGTCAGCGCCGACACGGCTGCGTCCTGGGCGCAGGCGGTAGGGTTCAAGAGTGCGTCGCAGCTCTACGACAGCGTGAACCTGCGGTGGTTCTGCCTATTCGCCATCGGGATGGTGCTGTACGAGACCCTCAAAGGAGCGTGGAAGGTGCGCCACTGGGTGGTGCTGGCGGTGGCGATGATGGACGTGTTGCTGCCGCTGAACAAGGCCAAGGGGTATGGGCAGCTGGTGTCGGACTGGCCGTGGATGTTCGAGGACCGGCCGGGGCCGAGCGGGTGGGAGCACTTCTTCGTGGTCGTCACCGCGGCAGCACTGGTGTGGGTGGCCGCGCGGATGCGCCCGGCGGTGCTGCGGTGGAGGCCGCTGGTGTGGCTGGGGGCGATCTCGTACAGCTTCTACCTGCTGCACCAGAACATCGGGTATGTGGTGATCAGAGAGTGTGAGGCTCGTGGGGTGGATGCGAATGTGGCGGTGGTGGTGGCGCTGTGTGTGGTGGCGGGGTTGGCGAGTGGGCTAACGTTTGGGGTGGAGCGGCCGGTGTATTCGTTAGTGAAGGGGTGGATGAAGGGGCGGGCGGGCGCGGGGGGTGGGGTTGGCGCGCGGTGATGTGTGAGTTCTCCTTCGCCCCTTCGGGGCGAGTGAGTTCCGCGCGGGCATCCACCAGTTGCGCTCGCCGCGAAGCGCGGCATCGCTCCACTGGTGGCAACACTCTGGCGCCCCGTTGGGGCGGGGAGGCGGCCGGTGAAGCTCGGACTTCCTATGCCTTTCCTTCGCCGGTTCGGGGCGAGTGAGCTCTTTGCGCAACGGTCCACCAGTTGCGCTCGCCGCGAAGCGCGGCTTCGCTCCACTGGTGGCAACACTCTGTCGCCCCGTTGGGACGGGGGAAAGCACCGAGATGAGGACATCTCGGTGGCACTTCACGCCTGCGCGGCGGTGTGGGCGGCTTTCTGGGCTTCGAGCTGCATGGCCTTGTGGCCTTCGACCTGAAGGCGGAGGAGGTCGGCGTAGCGGCCGCCGAGGGCGGTGAGCTCGTCGTGGGTGCCAAGCTCGATGAGCTTGCCAGCCTCGAGCACGGCGATGCGGTCCGCGCTGCGGACGGTGCTCAGGCGGTGGGCGATGACGAAGCTGGTGCGGCCCTGCATGAGCGTCGTCAGGGAGCGCTGGATGAGGGCCTCGCTCTCGCTGTCGAGGTTGCTGGTGGCCTCGTCGAGGATAAGGATGAGCGGGTCGGCGAGGAGGGCGCGGGCGATGGCGATGCGCTGCTTCTGGCCGCCGGAGAGGCGCACGCCGCGCTCGCCGATGAGTGTGTTGTACCCCTTGTCGAGCTCGCGGATGAAGCCGTCGGCGTTGGCCATCTTCGCGGCGTCGGTGATCTCCTGCTCGCTGACGTCGCGCCGGGCGTAGGCAATGTTCTGGGCGATGGTGCCGTCGAAGAGGAAGACGTCCTGCTCCACGATGCCCAGCAGCGAGCGGTAGGAGCGGACGTCGGTGTCGCGGAGGTCGGTGCCGTCAAAGAGCACGCTGCCGCTGGTGGGGTCGTAGAAGCGGGCGATGAGGTTGCACAGCGTGGTCTTGCCCGAGCCCGAGGGGCCGACGAGGGCGATGGTCTCGCCGGCGCGGACCTTGAGCGAGACGCCCTTGATGACGGGCTCGGGTTCGGCGCTTGTCTTGGCCTGGCCGTTGTCGACGGTCTGGGTGTTGGCCGCGAGGGCCTCCACGGCGGTCTTCTTGGCGGCGCGGGGGTAGGAGAACCAGACGTCGCGGAGCTCGATGTCGCCCTTGGCGGTGGCGCGGGAGACGAGCTTGCCGGTGCGCTGGCCGTGGAACTCGGGCTCTTCATGGAGGAGGTCGAGGACGCGGTCGAGGGCGGCGAGGTTGTTCTGGATGAGGGTGGCGGTGGCGGTGAGGGTCTCCATGGGTCCCAGCAGCATGAGCAGGTAGGTGGAGAACATCATCACGTCGCCAATGGTGAGCTTGCCCTTAAGCACCTGCGTGCCGCCGTAGATGAGCACGCCGGCGGAGGCCGCGGGGATGAGCACGGCCCAGATGGACTCAAGCAGTCGGCTCCACCACCAGATGTGGACCTCGAGCCGCGCGAGGTAGTGCTGAGCGGTGGTGAATCGGAGCGATTCGGCACGCTCGCGGTTGAAGCCGCGGACCACGCGCATGCCGCCGAAGGCCTCGGTGGTGGTGGAGTCGATGACCTGGCGGACCATCTTGGTGTCGCGGAACATCGGGCGGATGCGGCTGATCCAGGTGCGGTGGGTCACGAAGAGCAGGGGGATGAGGGCGAGGCCGCCGACGAGCATGCGCCAATCGACCCACGCGAGGATGACGAGCGTGCCCAGCAGCTGGATGATCGCCTTCCAAGGGTTGTAGATCATCTGGAAGAGCAGGTCGGCGACGGAGCCGGCGTCCTCGCGCAGGAGGCTCGACATGCCGCCCGACTTGTAGTGGTAGATGCGGTGGAGGGGCAGGGCGCCGGCGTGCACGAAGGCGCGGGTGCGGAGCTCGGTGGCGACGCGCTTGGTGACGCGGGTCATCTGCCAGCGGCCCAGGGTGCCGATGAGCACGGCCGCGAGGGAGAGGACGATCATCGCGCCCCCAAGCCAGTAGAGCAGGGTGGTGCGGGAGTCGGGCAGGCGGGGCTTGAGCCACTCGGGCAAACCGGTGGGGCCGGGCTGATCGGTGATGATGTAATCGATCGCGATCTTGGTCGCGGCCGGGATCAGCAGGCCGATGCCGGTGACGATGGTGAGCGTGGTGAGGGCGAGGGCGATGTACGCGCGGTGGCCCCTGCAGAGGGACCAGAACTGGGCAAAGAGGTGGAAGAAGGAGCGGGAGCGGGCCTTCTTCTTGGCCATCGCCTCTGCGGTTTCGTCGGGCTTGCCCTCGCGCCGCTTGGCCCGGTAGCTCTGGTAGCGGGCACGGCTGCTTTCACGGCGCGACAGCATGGGGCGATCCTACGCGGGGGCGGCCCAGGTGTGGCGGCGTCTCGGCCTGCGTGCGCGGCACTAGCATTGCGCATGGATCCACTGATCAGAGCGCTGCTGACGACCTGGGCCTCACACCGTGATTACGTGCAGAAGCTGGTGGCGGATGTTCCGGAGGCGGAGATGGTGTCGCAACCGGTGCCGGGCGTGGTGATGAACCACCCGGCGTGGACGCTGGGGCACCTGCTGCCGTACTGCTCGACGGTGGCGTCGATGGTGCGGGGCGAGGCGTTCCCCGATCCGGCGAACTCGCCGTTTGCGAAGGGGAGCTCGCCCAGCGCGGACGCTGGGGTGTACCCCAAGAAGGCGGAGCTGGTGGCGGCGTTCATCAGGGCGCACGACGACGCCGCGGCGGCGCTGGAGCGGGCGGACGTGTCGGTAATGTCGCGCCCGATCCCGCTGGAGCGGTGGAAGGCGCGGTTCCCGACGGTTGGCGACGCGGTGGTGTACCTGATGACGTCGCACGAGGCGACGCACCTGGGGCAGCTGAGCGCGTGGCGGCGGGCGGGGAAGCGGCCGTCGGTGTAAGGGGGGAACGAAAGGGCAAAGGGCAAAGTTGCAAATGGCAAATCAGAGCCGGGCCGCCGGCGTTCCCATTTGCCCTTTGGACATTTGCCCTTTGCTCATGTGTGCTCAGCTCGCCCGCTTGATGTCTTCGGCTCGCACGTGGTGCTCGGTGGCGAGGGCGCTCCACGTCGCGAGGATGATGATGACGACGCCGGTAATGACTGCGTTCCACATCAGGGTGAGATCGACCACACGCGACATCATCCACGGCGAGAGCATGATCCACAGGCCGAGCGCGGCGTTGACCCAGCTGGGCCAGGCGGGGCCGTAGCCGGCGGCTCGCGCCGCGGCGAGGGTGGCGACCAGCAGGCCGGTGATGGCGAGGTCCCACGGGAACGCGGTGGTGCCCTGTAGGAGGAAGGCGGAGGCGAAGAGCCACAGGCCCACAAGGGTGTCGAGGCCGCTGGTGATGCGGACGGGGTCGCGGGGGTGTCGCACGGCGAGGGGCATGGAGTGCTCCCTTCACCTTCAGCGTTCGCCCTCCAAAGCGCGTACGGGGTGAGTGTGGGCTGAACCGTGCGGTAAGCGAGGTGGAACCACGTCACCACCGAGATGAAGACATCTCGGTGGCACTAGGGCGCCGGGTGGACGGGCTTTTCGCCGATCAGGACGCGGTAGACGTCCTTGACCACCCAGCTCATATTGACGTGGGCGGTAGCCGTCGATGCCGCGAGGTGGGGCGAGAGGAAGGCGTTTGGCAGGCCCAGCAGCGGGTAATCGTTGCAGAAGGGCTCGGGGTCGTGGACGTCGATGAGGGCCTTGGCGGTGGGGGTGGCGCGGAGCCAGCTGGCCAGAGCGGGGGCGTCGACGACGAGGCCGCGGCTGGTATTGACGACGATGGCGGTCTTGCGCAGCTGGGCGAGCAGCGCGGCGTTCACGAAGTGTCGATTGGTGGGGCGGGAGTCGATGTGGATGCTGAGGATGTCGGTGCGGTAGAGGAGCTCGTCGAGAGGAACAGGGCGGGCGCCGTGCCGGCGCTGCTCGGGGACGTCGACGAGGTCGGTGTAGAGGACGTCCATCCCGAGGCCCTGGGCGACGCGGGCGACGCGTGAGCCGACGCGTCCCATGCCGAGGATGCCCATGGTGAGCTCGCTGAGCTGGTTGATGGCCTCCATCTCGCGCCGCAGGCGGTTCCAGCGCTGCTGGTCGATGGCTTCGCTCAGAAAGCGGCGGGGGCGGAGGCCGTCGAAGAGCATGGCGAAGACGTACTCGGCCACGGCCTGAGTGTTGGCGTCGGGCGTGTGGACGACCTCGATCCTGCGGCGGCGGCACTCGGCGACGTCGATGCGGTCGAGGCCAACGCCGGCGCGGCCGACCACCTTGAGGCGCGGGGCCTTGTCGAGGAACGCGGCGTCGACGCGGGTGTAGGTGCGGACGACGGCGGCGTCGGCGCGAGCCAGCAGGTCGTCGAAGCCGGGTTCAGAGAAGTGCTTGGCGACCAGCTCGCAGGACTCGCGCAGCCATGCGGCGGCCGCGGGGTCCAGGTCTTCGGTCTGGAGGACGAAGGGGCGGGTCACGGGGGGATCATTGGCGGGGGGTGGGGAGAAGGCGGGCTGGGGGTTAGGTTCGATCGTGGTGGAGGCATCCTTCGCCCCTTAGGGGCGATGTGAGTTGGCCGGCCCCTACCACCAGTTGCGCTCGAAGACTCGCTTCACTGGTGGCAACACTCTGGCGCCCCGTTGGGGCGATGAGGCAAGAAAAAGAGCCGGCCACGGTTGCTCGTGGCCGGCTCCGCTCAGGAGAAACAGATGCAAACTCGCCCCGGCCGGTGTCCCGATCCCGGGGCGGCTCTCGTTACTGGGTCAGTTCGAGCACGGCGTTCATGGAGCCGCTGGAGCGGTCCACGAGGGTGTCGCGTCCGTAGCCGAGGACCTGCTCGCGCTTGAACTCGGCGTGCTCCTTGTGGCTGGTCATGCAGACCGCACGCCCCTGGCGGTCCAGCTTGGAGGCGACCTCGACCGCCTTGGCGGCGGGGAGCTTGAAGAGGTCACGGAGCATGGAGGTGACGTAGTTGTACGAGTGGTCCTGGTCCTTCATGAGGACGACATTCCACTGCTGGAGCTGGTCAACCTTCTTGTCGAAGCTCTTCGCGGGGGGGACCGCGGGCTGGGTGCTGTCGGGTGACGGACGCTGCTCGTTGGTGTTGCTCATGTCGAGGGAATATTCGCGTGTCGCGCCCCGGAAGTGCATGGGGTCTTTTCGCTATTGGCCAGGTGAGGTCTTAATCTCTCGCGGAGCTCGCGGCGGCGCGGAAAAAAAGCAGGAACAGAAAGAAAACGGCCGACGCTGGTGCGCCGGCCGTTGTGGTTGTCTGTGCTGTAAGAGCTGCGTCAGTCCTTCTTCGGCTCGTCCTTCTCGGGCTTCTCGCCGGGCTTGGACTGGCCCTGCTGGTGGAAGCGTGCGAGGATTTCCTGCTCCTTCTCGGCGTCGGGGACGCCGGGGTGGAACTTGCGGCGGCCGCTCGCTTCGGGCAGGCCCTTCCACCACTCCAGCGTGTCGCGGCAGGTGTCCTCGATGGGGCGGAACTTGAGGCCGGCCTTGATCGCCTTGCTCACGTTGCGCTGGTGGAAGCCGACGTACTCATCGACCGGCGGGATCCAGATCGGGAAGTAGACGCCCTCCTGATCCTTGAGGAACTCGTGGGGCACCCACGTCAGTGTGCTCTTGTTTGAGGACGCCTTCTGGCAGGCCTCGAGCACGCGCCCCCACTTGAGCTCACCGGCCGCGGGGCCGAGCGCGTCGTAGGCGCCCAGCGTCTTGTTCTCGGCGAGGTGCACGAGCCACTCGCCCAGATCGCGCACGTCCACGAGCTGGATGGGGTCATTGGGGGTGCCGGGGGCGAGGATCTCGCCGCCGCGCTCGGCGCGGGCGGGCCAGTAGGCGAAGCGGCCGGTGGGGTCGTCCGGGCCGACGATGTAACCGGGGCGGACGATGGTGGTCTTGCCCGGGCACGCGGCCTCGACCGCGCGCTCGCACAGCACCTTGAGCGGCCCGTAGTACTTCCCGCCGGGGCCCATGTTCTCGACCGTCGGGTCGCCGTCCATCTCCGCGAGCTTGGCGGTCTCGTCATCGCCGACGCCCCGCGAGGGGCCGTAGGCGGAGACGCTGGAGATGAAGATGTACTGCCCGACGTTGGGGGCGAGGAGGTCGGCGGAGGCCTTGACGTGGCGCGGGTAGTAGCCCGAGTCGTCGATGACGACGTCCCACTGTTTGCCCTCGAGCGACTTGACGCCCTCGTACTTCTTCTCCTCGCCGTTCACGGTGATGGGGTCGGAGGTCTTGCTGGGGTCGCGGTTGCCGAAGAGCTTCTCGACCTCGTCGTCCTTGAAGAGGCCCGGGCGAGTGCGGCCGCGGGTGAAGGTGGAGACCGAGTGGCCGTTCTTCTGGGCCGCGCGGATGATGGCGGGGCCGAGGAAACCGGTGCCGCCGAGGATGAGGATGCGCAGCTTCTTGCCGTTGCCGGCGGGCTTGGCCTCGCCCTTGGTCGCGGGCTGGCCCATCGCGGCGCCGGCGAGGGACAGGGTGAGGCCCGCGGCCATGGAGGTCTGGAGGAACTGACGGCGCGTTGTCATTGGGAGCGCTCCGGGAATCTTGGCAGGTCCGCCGGCGCGTGCGGGCGGAGGGGCACCACGGCCACCGGAGAGGATGATGCAGGATCGGCGGAAGCCCGTCAGGCGAAGGTGGCGGAATTCGCGGCGGGTCTACGCTTGACGCGTGAAGCCAAGCACACTGGTCGCGGCGGTGGTGGTGGGGGTCGTGGGTGTGGGGGCGGGGGCGCAAACGCAGCCGCCACCGGCACCTCCGGCCCCGGGTCCGGCGGCGCCGGGGACGCAGCCCGCACCGCAGCCGCTGCCGCCGCAGCTGAAGCTGGGGCAGCGGGTGAACGGCCTGCGGGCTCTAGCCAAGCACGGCAGCGCGGTGGTGATCGTGAGCGACGCCGCGTCGTACCTGGAGGCGATCAGCCGCTGGCGGCCCGACGCGCGGTACCCGGTGCTGATCGACGACGGCACGCCCGAGGCCCACGAGAACATCGCGAGGTTCGTGCGCGGGTATGGGCCGGCGAAGGTGGTGCGGTGGAAGGCGGAGGGTGCCGGCGAAGGCGGCGCGGCATGGCCCGAGGTGGCTGTTGAGGATGTGCAGAAGGTCGTGGCGCGCTCGTGGGGCATCCCCAAAGAGCACGCGTCGGAGCCGCTGCTGGTGCAGTTGTGGGACAAGCTCAAGTTCGAGCCGCCGGGCGTGGTGGTGATGAGCCCCAGGGACACGGCGTGGCCCGCGGCGGTCGCGCTGGCGGCGGCCCGCGGGCAGCTGGTCATCGGCGCGAGCGTGCCCGGCGGCGTGAGCGGGATGATCTCGACCGCCGACGCGGATGCACTGGAGAAGACCATCCAGGAGGGTGCCGAGGCGAGCGGTAAGGCGTGGCGGGGGATGGGCGACGCCATTGAGACGGTGACGCTGTGCCTCAACTGCCCCTCGAAGCTCGATACCGGCAAGCCCAACGAGTACTACGCGCTGACGGACCGCATCGGGCGGATCAGCACGGGGCTGGAGGACGGCACGCGCTGGGCGTGGACGGGGCAGGTGTTCGGCAACCAGCAGCAGAGCGCGTACATGGCGATGTGCTCGCTGTTCATCCCGACGCGCAAGGCGTGGCTGTTCGACGGGTACCCGACGGGCGAGCCGTGGAGCCAGTGGGACTGCACGAAGGCGGGGGGAATCCTGAAGGACGCGGGGGTCGCGGTGGAGGTGGACGACACGCCGCGCCAGGGGGCGCGGGAGTGGAAGCTGCGGAGTGCGCGGGCGCTGAGCGCGGAGCTGGTGCTGGTCAACAGCAAGGGCGGGAGTAACTTCTTCGATCTGGAGCCGGGGCAGTGCCGGCCGGGGCATATCCCCGTGCTGGACGTGCCGAGCGTGGTGCACTTCGTGCACTCGTGGTCGGCGCAGTTCCTGACGGCGCGGGGCACGGTGGCGGGGCGGTGGATCGAGCGGGGGGCGTTTGGCTACTACGGGTCGGTGAACGAGCCGTATTTGCAGGCGTTCCTGCCGACGCCGGCGGCGGCCGGGCGGCTGGTGGCGGGGGCGCCGTTTGCGCCGGCGGTGCGGACCGACGCGGCCAAGCTTTGGAAGCTCGCGGTGGTGGGCGACCCCTTGTACGTGCTGGGGCGGGAGCAGCCGCGGTTTGATGACCTGGGGCTGGAGGGCGCGGTGGACGTGAGCGAGGGGCTGCGCGAGCTGCTCACGGGCGGGAAGTTCACGGAGGCGCTGCGGGTGCTGACGCTCACGGGCAAGGACCAGAAGGCAGCGCAGCTGGCGCTCTCGCTGCTGAAGGACAGGCCAGAGGGGCTGGAACCGCGCGGCGTCGCGTACGCGGTGCAGGCGGCGCTGCGGAGCGGGAACAACGCGGGCGTGGTGAAGCTGTACGCGAACCTGGGAGAGCTGGCCAAAGACCCGGTGCTGCAGGACACACTGTGGCTCGCGGCGTACCCGCTGCTGGAGGCGCCCGAAGACGACGTGCTGAAGGTGCTGTACGACAACGTGCGGCTGGATCAGCCGGGCGCGGACGCGACGACGCTCGCCGCGGCGTGGTCGCGGAAGATCTCGCGGGCGAGCGCGGATGCGATGCTGGAGTCACTGCGGAAGCGGCTGAACGCAGAGCAGCAGAAGGACCTGGATGAGTGGATGAAGCGGCCGTTTCAGCAGTGGGGGAGGTAGTAGGGATGGACGTATATGAGCAGGTTGAGCGAGTGGGCTCTGTCGAGGACTTCCGTACGTTTGTTCGAGTGCTACGAGCAGACCTCACAACGAATCCTGAGCGATGGGGGCACACAACGCTTGAGGGGTACCTCGAGTGCTGCTGGCCGCGTCGTTATATGAGTGACCGCGTACTCGTCAGGAGCTCGCGCTCCGATCTCGTACGCGTGGGAGCGTCACGTAACGACAAACAAGAACTCGGTGTTGCGCAGGTGGCTGACGGTGCCGACCTTCTGGCCGCCGGGGTTGTAGATGCCGATCTGGGCGCCGACGTAGCGCTTGTAGTCGCGCTCATGCACGGTGACGTGGCCGCGGGTGGAGAGGATGGCCTCGGCCTGCTCGCGGGTGAGGTAGCCCTCGTTGCTGAAGGACACGACGAGGATGGGCGCGGCCACCGCTTCGATGAGGCGCGCGAAGGCGTCGGCGAACTGCGTGCGCGAGTTGAAGGGGCTGCGGCGGTCGCGGACGTCGGCGCGTTTGCAGGCGGTGCCGTAGACGGCGGGCTTGTCCCAGCGGACGAGGGTTTCCCAAATGTGGTAGTTGCCGAGGTAGCTGTGCTGGTTGTAGGGCGGGTCGATGTACGCGATGTCGGCGGGCGTGCGGGCGGCGTCGAGGGCGTCGAGGCTGAGGGCGCGGCACTTGGCGCCCTGTGGGCGCGGCAGCACGTTGGGGACGCGGAGTTCGAGAGGGTTGTGGGCGCGGGGTGCCCACGACTTGAGGTACGCCATCTGGACGCCGGTTGTGGAGTCCACGCGGTCCGCGGCCTCCATGAGCGAGACGAGCATCACGGCCTCGAGCTCGGGGTCGAGGGACTTGGCCGCGATCGCTTCGCGGATGGCGTCGATGCGTTCGCCGTTGTGCGGCTGGAAGAAGCGGGACTGCTGGCAGAAGGTGTGGGTGAAGTAGCCCGGCCGGCCGGGGAGCGTGTTGAACTCGCGGACGAGCAGCTGGGCATTCTCGAGCACGTCCTCCGCATCGGCCTGCACGTAGCAGGTGGCGAGGGCGTGGGCGTAGGCGTTGTGGTCGTTGGCGATCACACGGTGGCCACGGGCCTTGAGGGCGTGGCCGACGCGTGAGGTCCCGGAGAAGAGGTCGAGGACGGTGCCGCCCGGGGCGAGCTCGGCGATCACCTCTGTGATCAGCGGGAGGAGCGTGCGTTTGGAGCCGAGGTACTTGATCACGCTGGGGCAGTGTAGTTGAAAGGAGCCAGCAGCCCATGCGCGATCGGGCCTTCTTGGGCAGCGGTTAGCGGAAGAATCGCCCCGATGGGGCTCTGCAGACGCTCGCGAACACAACCCCGGGTTGCGCTCGAAGACTCGCTTCACCCGGGGCTACTACAAGCCACCCGCTACGCGGGTTCAGAGGTCGTGCCACTCAGCGCCGTGGGTTGCGGGGGGTGCCGGATTTGAGGGTGCGCGGGGGCTTGGGGGGGAAGGGGGTGCGCGGCGGTGGAGCGGATTCGGCCGCGCCGTTCGCGGCAGCGTGGGGCGTGGGCGCTTCGGGAGCAACTGGTTGCTCGGAAGCAGTTGGACTAGCGGGAGCAGCGGGAGCGGGCTGCGGCACCTCGGCAATCGCCGGCGCCTGGCTGTCGTTCATCGCGTCCGCCACGTTGATGCGGGCGAAAATGAGGCGGCCGGCGGAGGTCTGGAGGCTTGAGGTGACCGTCATCGTCACCGTGTGGCCGATGGCGTGGGCGCCGTCCTCGGCGACAACCATCGTGCCGTCGGCGAGGTAGCCGACGCCCTGCGTGGCCTGCTCGCCCTGGCGGACGAGTTTGATGGTGACTTGCTCGCCCGGGACGAGGGCGGACTTG includes the following:
- a CDS encoding NAD-dependent epimerase/dehydratase family protein, which gives rise to MTTRRQFLQTSMAAGLTLSLAGAAMGQPATKGEAKPAGNGKKLRILILGGTGFLGPAIIRAAQKNGHSVSTFTRGRTRPGLFKDDEVEKLFGNRDPSKTSDPITVNGEEKKYEGVKSLEGKQWDVVIDDSGYYPRHVKASADLLAPNVGQYIFISSVSAYGPSRGVGDDETAKLAEMDGDPTVENMGPGGKYYGPLKVLCERAVEAACPGKTTIVRPGYIVGPDDPTGRFAYWPARAERGGEILAPGTPNDPIQLVDVRDLGEWLVHLAENKTLGAYDALGPAAGELKWGRVLEACQKASSNKSTLTWVPHEFLKDQEGVYFPIWIPPVDEYVGFHQRNVSKAIKAGLKFRPIEDTCRDTLEWWKGLPEASGRRKFHPGVPDAEKEQEILARFHQQGQSKPGEKPEKDEPKKD
- a CDS encoding DNA adenine methylase gives rise to the protein MIKYLGSKRTLLPLITEVIAELAPGGTVLDLFSGTSRVGHALKARGHRVIANDHNAYAHALATCYVQADAEDVLENAQLLVREFNTLPGRPGYFTHTFCQQSRFFQPHNGERIDAIREAIAAKSLDPELEAVMLVSLMEAADRVDSTTGVQMAYLKSWAPRAHNPLELRVPNVLPRPQGAKCRALSLDALDAARTPADIAYIDPPYNQHSYLGNYHIWETLVRWDKPAVYGTACKRADVRDRRSPFNSRTQFADAFARLIEAVAAPILVVSFSNEGYLTREQAEAILSTRGHVTVHERDYKRYVGAQIGIYNPGGQKVGTVSHLRNTEFLFVVT